A genomic segment from Schistocerca serialis cubense isolate TAMUIC-IGC-003099 unplaced genomic scaffold, iqSchSeri2.2 HiC_scaffold_1260, whole genome shotgun sequence encodes:
- the LOC126438125 gene encoding putative mediator of RNA polymerase II transcription subunit 26 isoform X23, whose amino-acid sequence MRTVVLLCAAAALLSLPAQVNSGIIRLCTPNEVSWKECNTCQCDQFGSFQSCTQRRCRELHRLRRDTLCPPGQTFQSGCDICHCADDGSTIWCTNDGCSGKDYMQNVDQVQHQYQQVGSLVPGHKFAGDKFSEIGDLLRPYQHHQRSNAYSLPAWYRDVLKDRQEMWQQMQHNQMPAFDQSGQLYQQDYDYDLDDSQQQQHHDPSADFDQAVQQIHQYGDPQSGKLVNDQQESEEGLQVYQQSETSDADQIAQQSLQNQYSGQVNWHPQQDQISDTGDVVQQHQQKDTPNKNQDLQQTQQELDSDNELISQHSQQDQSSDSGDNLQQYQETDASNRDLQQTQQEQNSDNEQISQDSQQDQSSESGDNLQQYQQTDASNGDLQQIQQELDSDSEQLSQLTQQDQSSDSGDDLQQYQQTDTSNGDLQQTQQEQNSGNEQISQHSQQDQSSNSGDNLQQYQQTDASNGDLQQIQQELDSDSEQLSQHTQQDQSSDSGDDLQQYQQNDTSNGDLQQTQQEQNSDNEQISQDSQQDQSSNSGDNLQQYQQTDASNGDLQQIQQELDSDSEQLSQHTQQDRSSDSGDDLQQYQQNDTSNGDLQQTQQEQNSDNEQISQDSQQDQSSESGDNLQQYQQNDASNGDLQQIQQELDSDSEQLSQHTQQDQSSDSGDNLQQYQQTDASNGDLQQIQQELDSDSEQISQHSQQDQSSDSGDNLQQYKETDTSVGDQVLQQTQQELDSDSQLSQHIQQDQFSDSGENLQQYQQSGTLNEEQDLQQTQKKSDSDFELSQHTQQEQSSDSGENLQQYQQGEDQILQQTQQESDSDSELIQNTHQEQSLDSGDDLQQYQLGETQNNDQIQQQNQQHVDSDFEHISLYPQKQDQSYSSDDQQQHQQSNIFDSGELEQQAHQDDTEGNIHDRYQQHQEPGSEQIVQQYEKEQFPISNQDSQQYQQSHFGNDADVYQQSHEPDEFLEGYQYDQNNRLHKIDQQQHEAIF is encoded by the exons GAAAGACTACATGCAGAACGTGGACCAGGTGCAACACCAGTACCAACAAGTCGGCAGCCTGGTACCAGGGCACAAATTCGCGGGTGATAAGTTCTCTGAAATAGGAGATCTTTTGCGGCCGTACCAACACCATCAACGTTCAAATGCGTACAGCTTGCCAGCATGGTATAGAGATGTCCTGAAAGACAGGCAAGAGATGTGGCAGCAGATGCAGCATAACCAGATGCCCGCGTTTGACCAGTCTGGGCAGCTGTACCAGCAGGACTACGATTACGACCTGGAcgacagccagcagcagcagcaccacgaCCCCAGTGCAGACTTCGATCAGGCGGTACAGCAGATTCATCAATACGGAGATCCTCAGTCTGGTAAACTGGTAAACGATCAACAAGAATCTGAAGAAGGTCTTCAGGTGTATCAGCAAAGTGAGACATCAGATGCAGATCAAATTGCACAGCAATCACTACAAAATCAATATTCTGGACAGGTTAATTGGCATCCACAGCAAGACCAGATTTCAGATACAGGAGACGTCGTGCAACAACATCAACAGAAAGATACACCAAACAAAAACCAAGACCTTCAACAGACACAGCAAGAATTAGATTCTGATAACGAACTAATCAGTCAACATTCACAGCAAGATCAATCTTCCGATTCTGGAGACAATCTGCAACAGTATCAAGAGACCGATGCATCAAACAGAGACCTACAACAGACGCAGCAAGAACAAAATTCTGATAATGAACAAATCAGTCAGGATTCACAGCAGGATCAATCTTCCGAATCTGGAGACAATCTGCAACAGTATCAACAGACCGATGCATCAAACGGAGACCTACAACAGATACAGCAAGAATTAGATTCTGATTCTGAACAACTCAGTCAGCTTACACAGCAAGATCAATCTTCCGATTCTGGAGACGATTTGCAACAGTATCAACAGACCGATACATCAAATGGAGACCTACAGCAGACGCAGCAAGAACAAAATTCTGGTAATGAACAAATCAGTCAGCATTCACAGCAGGATCAATCTTCCAATTCTGGAGACAATCTGCAACAGTATCAACAGACCGATGCATCAAACGGAGAC CTACAACAGATACAGCAAGAATTAGATTCTGATTCTGAACAACTCAGTCAGCATACACAACAAGATCAATCTTCCGATTCTGGAGACGATTTGCAACAGTATCAACAGAACGATACATCAAATGGAGACCTACAGCAGACGCAGCAAGAACAAAATTCTGATAATGAACAAATCAGTCAGGATTCACAGCAGGATCAATCTTCCAATTCTGGAGACAATCTGCAACAGTATCAACAGACCGATGCATCAAACGGAGACCTACAACAGATACAGCAAGAATTAGATTCTGATTCTGAACAACTCAGTCAGCATACACAGCAAGATCGATCTTCCGATTCTGGAGACGATTTGCAACAGTATCAACAGAACGATACATCAAATGGAGACCTACAGCAGACGCAGCAAGAACAAAATTCTGATAATGAACAAATCAGTCAGGATTCACAGCAGGATCAATCTTCCGAATCTGGAGACAATCTGCAACAGTATCAACAGAACGATGCATCAAACGGAGAC CTACAACAGATACAGCAAGAATTAGATTCTGATTCTGAACAACTCAGTCAGCATACACAGCAGGATCAGTCTTCCGATTCTGGAGACAATCTGCAACAGTATCAACAGACGGATGCATCAAATGGGGACCTACAACAGATACAGCAAGAATTAGATTCTGATAGTGAACAAATCAGTCAGCATTCACAGCAGGATCAATCTTCCGATTCTGGAGACAATCTGCAACAGTATAAAGAGACCGATACATCAGTAGGAGACCAAGTCCTACAACAGACACAGCAGGAATTAGATTCTGATTCGCAACTAAGTCAGCATATACAACAAGATCAATTTTCAGACTCTGGGGAAAATCTACAGCAATATCAACAAAGTGGTACACTCAACGAAGAACAAGATTTACAACAAACACAGAaaaaatctgattctgattttgagcTTAGCCAGCATACGCAACAAGAGCAGTCTTCAGATTCCGGAGAAAATCTGCAACAATATCAACAGGGCGAAGATCAAATTCTGCAACAGACGCAGCAAGAGTCAGATTCTGATTCTGAACTTATCCAGAACACACACCAAGAGCAGTCTTTAGATTCTGGAGATGATCTGCAACAATATCAACTCGGCGAAACCCAAAACAACGATCAAATTCAACAGCAGAACCAGCAACATGTTGACTCAGATTTTGAACACATCAGTTTGTATCCCCAGAAACAAGATCAATCTTATTCTAGCGATgaccagcagcagcaccagcagagcAATATCTTCGACTCAGGCGAGTTAGAACAGCAAGCACACCAAGACGATACCGAAGGCAATATTCACGATCGGTATCAGCAGCATCAAGAACCTGGATCAGAACAGATTGTACAGCAATATGAGAAGGAACAGTTTCCCATCAGTAATCAGGACTCGCAGCAATATCAGCAAAGCCACTTTGGGAACGATGCGGACGTTTACCAGCAGTCCCATGAGCCAGACGAATTCCTTGAAGGCTATCAGTACGATCAAAATAATCGCTTGCATAAAATAGACCAACAGCAGCATGAGGCTATATTCTAA
- the LOC126438125 gene encoding dentin sialophosphoprotein-like isoform X15 has protein sequence MRTVVLLCAAAALLSLPAQVNSGIIRLCTPNEVSWKECNTCQCDQFGSFQSCTQRRCRELHRLRRDTLCPPGQTFQSGCDICHCADDGSTIWCTNDGCSGKDYMQNVDQVQHQYQQVGSLVPGHKFAGDKFSEIGDLLRPYQHHQRSNAYSLPAWYRDVLKDRQEMWQQMQHNQMPAFDQSGQLYQQDYDYDLDDSQQQQHHDPSADFDQAVQQIHQYGDPQSGKLVNDQQESEEGLQVYQQSETSDADQIAQQSLQNQYSGQVNWHPQQDQISDTGDVVQQHQQKDTPNKNQDLQQTQQELDSDNELISQHSQQDQSSDSGDNLQQYQETDASNRDLQQTQQEQNSDNEQISQDSQQDQSSESGDNLQQYQQTDASNGDLQQIQQELDSDSEQLSQLTQQDQSSDSGDDLQQYQQTDTSNGDLQQTQQEQNSGNEQISQHSQQDQSSNSGDNLQQYQQTDASNGDLQQIQQELDSDSEQLSQHTQQDQSSDSGDDLQQYQQNDTSNGDLQQTQQEQNSDNEQISQDSQQDQSSNSGDNLQQYQQTDASNGDLQQIQQELDSDSEQLSQHTQQDRSSDSGDDLQQYQQNDTSNGDLQQTQQEQNSDNEQISQDSQQDQSSESGDNLQQYQQNDASNGDLQQIQQELDSDSEQLSQHTQQDQSSDSGDDLQQYQQNDTSNGDLQQTQQEQNSDNEQISQHSQQDQSSESGDDLQQYQQNDASNGDLQQIQQELDSDSEQLSQHTQQDQSSDSGDNLQQYQQTDASNGDLQQIQQELDSDSEQISQHSQQDQSSDSGDNLQQYKETDTSVGDQVLQQTQQELDSDSQLSQHIQQDQFSDSGENLQQYQQSGTLNEEQDLQQTQKKSDSDFELSQHTQQEQSSDSGENLQQYQQGEDQILQQTQQESDSDSELIQNTHQEQSLDSGDDLQQYQLGETQNNDQIQQQNQQHVDSDFEHISLYPQKQDQSYSSDDQQQHQQSNIFDSGELEQQAHQDDTEGNIHDRYQQHQEPGSEQIVQQYEKEQFPISNQDSQQYQQSHFGNDADVYQQSHEPDEFLEGYQYDQNNRLHKIDQQQHEAIF, from the exons GAAAGACTACATGCAGAACGTGGACCAGGTGCAACACCAGTACCAACAAGTCGGCAGCCTGGTACCAGGGCACAAATTCGCGGGTGATAAGTTCTCTGAAATAGGAGATCTTTTGCGGCCGTACCAACACCATCAACGTTCAAATGCGTACAGCTTGCCAGCATGGTATAGAGATGTCCTGAAAGACAGGCAAGAGATGTGGCAGCAGATGCAGCATAACCAGATGCCCGCGTTTGACCAGTCTGGGCAGCTGTACCAGCAGGACTACGATTACGACCTGGAcgacagccagcagcagcagcaccacgaCCCCAGTGCAGACTTCGATCAGGCGGTACAGCAGATTCATCAATACGGAGATCCTCAGTCTGGTAAACTGGTAAACGATCAACAAGAATCTGAAGAAGGTCTTCAGGTGTATCAGCAAAGTGAGACATCAGATGCAGATCAAATTGCACAGCAATCACTACAAAATCAATATTCTGGACAGGTTAATTGGCATCCACAGCAAGACCAGATTTCAGATACAGGAGACGTCGTGCAACAACATCAACAGAAAGATACACCAAACAAAAACCAAGACCTTCAACAGACACAGCAAGAATTAGATTCTGATAACGAACTAATCAGTCAACATTCACAGCAAGATCAATCTTCCGATTCTGGAGACAATCTGCAACAGTATCAAGAGACCGATGCATCAAACAGAGACCTACAACAGACGCAGCAAGAACAAAATTCTGATAATGAACAAATCAGTCAGGATTCACAGCAGGATCAATCTTCCGAATCTGGAGACAATCTGCAACAGTATCAACAGACCGATGCATCAAACGGAGACCTACAACAGATACAGCAAGAATTAGATTCTGATTCTGAACAACTCAGTCAGCTTACACAGCAAGATCAATCTTCCGATTCTGGAGACGATTTGCAACAGTATCAACAGACCGATACATCAAATGGAGACCTACAGCAGACGCAGCAAGAACAAAATTCTGGTAATGAACAAATCAGTCAGCATTCACAGCAGGATCAATCTTCCAATTCTGGAGACAATCTGCAACAGTATCAACAGACCGATGCATCAAACGGAGAC CTACAACAGATACAGCAAGAATTAGATTCTGATTCTGAACAACTCAGTCAGCATACACAACAAGATCAATCTTCCGATTCTGGAGACGATTTGCAACAGTATCAACAGAACGATACATCAAATGGAGACCTACAGCAGACGCAGCAAGAACAAAATTCTGATAATGAACAAATCAGTCAGGATTCACAGCAGGATCAATCTTCCAATTCTGGAGACAATCTGCAACAGTATCAACAGACCGATGCATCAAACGGAGACCTACAACAGATACAGCAAGAATTAGATTCTGATTCTGAACAACTCAGTCAGCATACACAGCAAGATCGATCTTCCGATTCTGGAGACGATTTGCAACAGTATCAACAGAACGATACATCAAATGGAGACCTACAGCAGACGCAGCAAGAACAAAATTCTGATAATGAACAAATCAGTCAGGATTCACAGCAGGATCAATCTTCCGAATCTGGAGACAATCTGCAACAGTATCAACAGAACGATGCATCAAACGGAGACCTACAACAGATACAGCAAGAATTAGATTCTGATTCTGAACAACTCAGTCAGCATACACAGCAAGATCAATCTTCCGATTCTGGAGACGATTTGCAACAGTATCAACAGAACGATACATCAAATGGAGAC CTACAGCAGACGCAGCAAGAACAAAATTCTGATAATGAACAAATCAGTCAGCATTCACAGCAGGATCAATCTTCCGAATCTGGAGACGATTTGCAACAGTATCAACAGAACGATGCATCAAACGGAGACCTACAACAGATACAGCAAGAATTAGATTCTGATTCTGAACAACTCAGTCAGCATACACAGCAGGATCAGTCTTCCGATTCTGGAGACAATCTGCAACAGTATCAACAGACGGATGCATCAAATGGGGACCTACAACAGATACAGCAAGAATTAGATTCTGATAGTGAACAAATCAGTCAGCATTCACAGCAGGATCAATCTTCCGATTCTGGAGACAATCTGCAACAGTATAAAGAGACCGATACATCAGTAGGAGACCAAGTCCTACAACAGACACAGCAGGAATTAGATTCTGATTCGCAACTAAGTCAGCATATACAACAAGATCAATTTTCAGACTCTGGGGAAAATCTACAGCAATATCAACAAAGTGGTACACTCAACGAAGAACAAGATTTACAACAAACACAGAaaaaatctgattctgattttgagcTTAGCCAGCATACGCAACAAGAGCAGTCTTCAGATTCCGGAGAAAATCTGCAACAATATCAACAGGGCGAAGATCAAATTCTGCAACAGACGCAGCAAGAGTCAGATTCTGATTCTGAACTTATCCAGAACACACACCAAGAGCAGTCTTTAGATTCTGGAGATGATCTGCAACAATATCAACTCGGCGAAACCCAAAACAACGATCAAATTCAACAGCAGAACCAGCAACATGTTGACTCAGATTTTGAACACATCAGTTTGTATCCCCAGAAACAAGATCAATCTTATTCTAGCGATgaccagcagcagcaccagcagagcAATATCTTCGACTCAGGCGAGTTAGAACAGCAAGCACACCAAGACGATACCGAAGGCAATATTCACGATCGGTATCAGCAGCATCAAGAACCTGGATCAGAACAGATTGTACAGCAATATGAGAAGGAACAGTTTCCCATCAGTAATCAGGACTCGCAGCAATATCAGCAAAGCCACTTTGGGAACGATGCGGACGTTTACCAGCAGTCCCATGAGCCAGACGAATTCCTTGAAGGCTATCAGTACGATCAAAATAATCGCTTGCATAAAATAGACCAACAGCAGCATGAGGCTATATTCTAA
- the LOC126438125 gene encoding dentin sialophosphoprotein-like isoform X7 produces the protein MRTVVLLCAAAALLSLPAQVNSGIIRLCTPNEVSWKECNTCQCDQFGSFQSCTQRRCRELHRLRRDTLCPPGQTFQSGCDICHCADDGSTIWCTNDGCSGKDYMQNVDQVQHQYQQVGSLVPGHKFAGDKFSEIGDLLRPYQHHQRSNAYSLPAWYRDVLKDRQEMWQQMQHNQMPAFDQSGQLYQQDYDYDLDDSQQQQHHDPSADFDQAVQQIHQYGDPQSGKLVNDQQESEEGLQVYQQSETSDADQIAQQSLQNQYSGQVNWHPQQDQISDTGDVVQQHQQKDTPNKNQDLQQTQQELDSDNELISQHSQQDQSSDSGDNLQQYQETDASNRDLQQTQQEQNSDNEQISQDSQQDQSSESGDNLQQYQQTDASNGDLQQIQQELDSDSEQLSQLTQQDQSSDSGDDLQQYQQTDTSNGDLQQTQQEQNSGNEQISQHSQQDQSSNSGDNLQQYQQTDASNGDLQQIQQELDSDSEQLSQHTQQDQSSDSGDDLQQYQQNDTSNGDLQQTQQEQNSDNEQISQDSQQDQSSNSGDNLQQYQQTDASNGDLQQIQQELDSDSEQLSQHTQQDRSSDSGDDLQQYQQNDTSNGDLQQTQQEQNSDNEQISQDSQQDQSSESGDNLQQYQQNDASNGDLQQIQQELDSDSEQLSQHTQQDQSSDSGDDLQQYQQNDTSNGDLQQTQQEQNSDNEQISQDSQQDQSSESGDNLQQYQQNDASNGDLQQIQQELDSDSEQLSQHTQQDRSSDSGDDLQQYQQNDTSNGDLQQTQQEQNSDNEQISQHSQQDQSSESGDDLQQYQQNDASNGDLQQIQQELDSDSEQLSQHTQQDQSSDSGDNLQQYQQTDASNGDLQQIQQELDSDSEQISQHSQQDQSSDSGDNLQQYKETDTSVGDQVLQQTQQELDSDSQLSQHIQQDQFSDSGENLQQYQQSGTLNEEQDLQQTQKKSDSDFELSQHTQQEQSSDSGENLQQYQQGEDQILQQTQQESDSDSELIQNTHQEQSLDSGDDLQQYQLGETQNNDQIQQQNQQHVDSDFEHISLYPQKQDQSYSSDDQQQHQQSNIFDSGELEQQAHQDDTEGNIHDRYQQHQEPGSEQIVQQYEKEQFPISNQDSQQYQQSHFGNDADVYQQSHEPDEFLEGYQYDQNNRLHKIDQQQHEAIF, from the exons GAAAGACTACATGCAGAACGTGGACCAGGTGCAACACCAGTACCAACAAGTCGGCAGCCTGGTACCAGGGCACAAATTCGCGGGTGATAAGTTCTCTGAAATAGGAGATCTTTTGCGGCCGTACCAACACCATCAACGTTCAAATGCGTACAGCTTGCCAGCATGGTATAGAGATGTCCTGAAAGACAGGCAAGAGATGTGGCAGCAGATGCAGCATAACCAGATGCCCGCGTTTGACCAGTCTGGGCAGCTGTACCAGCAGGACTACGATTACGACCTGGAcgacagccagcagcagcagcaccacgaCCCCAGTGCAGACTTCGATCAGGCGGTACAGCAGATTCATCAATACGGAGATCCTCAGTCTGGTAAACTGGTAAACGATCAACAAGAATCTGAAGAAGGTCTTCAGGTGTATCAGCAAAGTGAGACATCAGATGCAGATCAAATTGCACAGCAATCACTACAAAATCAATATTCTGGACAGGTTAATTGGCATCCACAGCAAGACCAGATTTCAGATACAGGAGACGTCGTGCAACAACATCAACAGAAAGATACACCAAACAAAAACCAAGACCTTCAACAGACACAGCAAGAATTAGATTCTGATAACGAACTAATCAGTCAACATTCACAGCAAGATCAATCTTCCGATTCTGGAGACAATCTGCAACAGTATCAAGAGACCGATGCATCAAACAGAGACCTACAACAGACGCAGCAAGAACAAAATTCTGATAATGAACAAATCAGTCAGGATTCACAGCAGGATCAATCTTCCGAATCTGGAGACAATCTGCAACAGTATCAACAGACCGATGCATCAAACGGAGACCTACAACAGATACAGCAAGAATTAGATTCTGATTCTGAACAACTCAGTCAGCTTACACAGCAAGATCAATCTTCCGATTCTGGAGACGATTTGCAACAGTATCAACAGACCGATACATCAAATGGAGACCTACAGCAGACGCAGCAAGAACAAAATTCTGGTAATGAACAAATCAGTCAGCATTCACAGCAGGATCAATCTTCCAATTCTGGAGACAATCTGCAACAGTATCAACAGACCGATGCATCAAACGGAGAC CTACAACAGATACAGCAAGAATTAGATTCTGATTCTGAACAACTCAGTCAGCATACACAACAAGATCAATCTTCCGATTCTGGAGACGATTTGCAACAGTATCAACAGAACGATACATCAAATGGAGACCTACAGCAGACGCAGCAAGAACAAAATTCTGATAATGAACAAATCAGTCAGGATTCACAGCAGGATCAATCTTCCAATTCTGGAGACAATCTGCAACAGTATCAACAGACCGATGCATCAAACGGAGACCTACAACAGATACAGCAAGAATTAGATTCTGATTCTGAACAACTCAGTCAGCATACACAGCAAGATCGATCTTCCGATTCTGGAGACGATTTGCAACAGTATCAACAGAACGATACATCAAATGGAGACCTACAGCAGACGCAGCAAGAACAAAATTCTGATAATGAACAAATCAGTCAGGATTCACAGCAGGATCAATCTTCCGAATCTGGAGACAATCTGCAACAGTATCAACAGAACGATGCATCAAACGGAGACCTACAACAGATACAGCAAGAATTAGATTCTGATTCTGAACAACTCAGTCAGCATACACAGCAAGATCAATCTTCCGATTCTGGAGACGATTTGCAACAGTATCAACAGAACGATACATCAAATGGAGACCTACAGCAGACACAGCAAGAACAAAATTCTGATAATGAACAAATCAGTCAGGATTCACAGCAGGATCAATCTTCCGAATCTGGAGACAATCTGCAACAGTATCAACAGAACGATGCATCAAACGGAGAC CTACAACAGATACAGCAAGAATTAGATTCTGATTCTGAACAACTCAGTCAGCATACACAGCAAGATCGATCTTCCGATTCTGGAGACGATTTGCAACAGTATCAACAGAACGATACATCAAATGGAGACCTACAGCAGACGCAGCAAGAACAAAATTCTGATAATGAACAAATCAGTCAGCATTCACAGCAGGATCAATCTTCCGAATCTGGAGACGATTTGCAACAGTATCAACAGAACGATGCATCAAACGGAGACCTACAACAGATACAGCAAGAATTAGATTCTGATTCTGAACAACTCAGTCAGCATACACAGCAGGATCAGTCTTCCGATTCTGGAGACAATCTGCAACAGTATCAACAGACGGATGCATCAAATGGGGACCTACAACAGATACAGCAAGAATTAGATTCTGATAGTGAACAAATCAGTCAGCATTCACAGCAGGATCAATCTTCCGATTCTGGAGACAATCTGCAACAGTATAAAGAGACCGATACATCAGTAGGAGACCAAGTCCTACAACAGACACAGCAGGAATTAGATTCTGATTCGCAACTAAGTCAGCATATACAACAAGATCAATTTTCAGACTCTGGGGAAAATCTACAGCAATATCAACAAAGTGGTACACTCAACGAAGAACAAGATTTACAACAAACACAGAaaaaatctgattctgattttgagcTTAGCCAGCATACGCAACAAGAGCAGTCTTCAGATTCCGGAGAAAATCTGCAACAATATCAACAGGGCGAAGATCAAATTCTGCAACAGACGCAGCAAGAGTCAGATTCTGATTCTGAACTTATCCAGAACACACACCAAGAGCAGTCTTTAGATTCTGGAGATGATCTGCAACAATATCAACTCGGCGAAACCCAAAACAACGATCAAATTCAACAGCAGAACCAGCAACATGTTGACTCAGATTTTGAACACATCAGTTTGTATCCCCAGAAACAAGATCAATCTTATTCTAGCGATgaccagcagcagcaccagcagagcAATATCTTCGACTCAGGCGAGTTAGAACAGCAAGCACACCAAGACGATACCGAAGGCAATATTCACGATCGGTATCAGCAGCATCAAGAACCTGGATCAGAACAGATTGTACAGCAATATGAGAAGGAACAGTTTCCCATCAGTAATCAGGACTCGCAGCAATATCAGCAAAGCCACTTTGGGAACGATGCGGACGTTTACCAGCAGTCCCATGAGCCAGACGAATTCCTTGAAGGCTATCAGTACGATCAAAATAATCGCTTGCATAAAATAGACCAACAGCAGCATGAGGCTATATTCTAA